The window ACCTAGATCACGAGTAGGATTAATGGCAGGACCAGTGGTACCTCCTAAAGATAAAACAATTCCTAACACGACTAAAGCAGTAGGAAATGCTTCTAATGATCCCAAACCTATAGTATATTTTTTTCCTAAAAAAAGGGTTCCTTCTGTTGTTAAATAGAAAGAAATAAATATGAAAAAAAAGGTAGCCAATACTTCATTTAAAAAATTCAAAAATAAATTTTTTATAGAAGGAATAGTTACAAAAACAGATAGTTTATCTTCTTTTTTTTCCGTTTTCAAAAAATGATCTTTGTAATAAATCCATACTAATAAAGATCCTAACATCGCTCCAATCAATTGAGAAAAAATGTATAAGGGGACCATTTCCCAATTTAATTTTCCAATTATGGCAAAACTTATTGTTACACAAGGATTCAAGTGAGCTCCACTATAAGGAGCAGAAACGATTATTCCCATAAAAACAGCAAAAGCCCATCCCATAGCAATCGTAAGCCATTCTCCATTTTTACTGTTATTATTACCCTTTGTTTTGGACAAAATAACGTTTGCTACCACTCCATTTCCTAAAAATACAAAAATCATGGTTCCTATGATTTCTGCGAATATTTTTTCCATTTTATTTTTTTTATTGACTAGACCATTTATTTTT of the Blattabacterium cuenoti genome contains:
- a CDS encoding MIP/aquaporin family protein translates to MEKIFAEIIGTMIFVFLGNGVVANVILSKTKGNNNSKNGEWLTIAMGWAFAVFMGIIVSAPYSGAHLNPCVTISFAIIGKLNWEMVPLYIFSQLIGAMLGSLLVWIYYKDHFLKTEKKEDKLSVFVTIPSIKNLFLNFLNEVLATFFFIFISFYLTTEGTLFLGKKYTIGLGSLEAFPTALVVLGIVLSLGGTTGPAINPTRDLGPRIIHSIIPIYGKGKSNWDYAFIPVLGPIVGSVIAATLYLFLSKNL